DNA from Chitinophaga pendula:
CAAAGTATTCTACAATGGTAGCCTGAAAAAAGATTACGAACTGCAATATACCTATGCTTTAAATAATGGATTTACCGGAAATGTTCAAAATATACCAGTACCCTATGGATACAAACGGCTGTTCCTTACAGGTATTTTAGAAAAGAATATAGTGGGATCGGGGGCTCCTCTTAGTTACCGGTTTGAATATTATAATATGAATAACCTGCCGCCTCGACTTTCTTGTGCCCAGGATTATGGCGGATATTTTCATGGACGTGCAGACGGATATTATTCGCCCGCTGTAGTCCAGAAAGATAATGACGCATCCCTGATTGAAATATCCGCATCTGAAAAAGATTATAACCTGTTTAACGGCTATGGAAATAATAAAGAACCAGATACCGTAGCCGCTAAAATGGGTGTATTACGTACTATCACTTATCCAACTGGTGGAAAAGAAGAAATTGTATGGGAAGGTAACACTGTAAGAAAGAAGGTAACAGTATATCCTTCGGAACAAACAACAAGCGCTACTGTCTCAGGAGAAGGCCTGAAAGGAGCAAAAAGCATCACCAAAAATTTTACTATCAGTTATCCACAAACTGTCAGATTCAGACAACGTGCTAATATCTTATCCCCCGATGAATATGATCCCATACATAATATGGCAGAAGTCGAATTGACAGCCCCCTCGGGTACGGTAATATCGTCTCAGTTACTAGGTAGAAATTTACCTGCTGTCGAGAAATACATGTCGCTAAGCGAAATAGGTACCTATACAATAAAGGTAACCGCTTACGGAGCCGCCATGGGAGGATTAGGGTCTGTAACTGCCCGCGTCGGAAATATATCACAGATTGATAGTAATGTAATTATACCTGGCCTCCGGGTAAAACAATTAAGAGCCACCGCTATTCCCAATACCGCTCCTGAAGTAAAAGAGTTTTACTACGCTAAATCGTCAGAACTGGCTATATCTTCGGGAGAAGCAGAACAAGTAAGGTTTTATCAACCCAATTATAGCGTTACAAAATATATGACCTGCAAAAATGTATTGGGTGGTGGCGGACTAGAAGGCAGGCAACAATCCTTTCTATTTGGAAAACTAAGCAGCTATAGCCTGATGCCGATGTATATTAGCGGACAAGCGCTGGTAAATTATAAACATGTAACCATAGGATATGGCGAAAAAGCAAAAAATGGCTTGCAAGAACATGAGTTCAAAATAGTAAGGAATAAACCAGGAAACTGGCTGAATGGTAGCGTTATTTATAACGCCCCATATGCTAACAACGGATTTTTGAATGGTCTTGAAACAGCAGTAAGGCAATATCGCAATGACAATAACTCATTTAAACTAGTGGGTGAACGGCAGAATATTTATAGTTCTGATGCCCGTGTTTTCTCCTGGTTTGATAATTATGTGTTACAAAGAAAGGCAGTTAACTTCCTGTCCTATGGCCCTCAGGTAGAACTTAAAAACCTCGACCTCTTCGATATCGTTGCCTATCCCCGGTATAAATACTGGATACACCTGGATACCGTCTATGAAAAGATTTATGACCAGCAAGGAACCGGCGTGCTCACTAATACTACTATCTACAGCTATAATAACCTGGATAACCTGAAGGTGACCGAACAGCAAACATTCGCAAGCAATGGTAGCGTGATCCGGCAGCGTAACAAATACATTACTGATTTCCTGTCAGAGAATGTATATCAGCAAATGAATACCCTGCATATGAATAATGCAGTGATAGAACAACTGACCTCTAACGGGAGCAATTTTGAAATACAACGCGATCAGTATCTGATCAACCCCCGTAATGCAACATTGCCAGTACTCGGCAGCAAGGCCTATGGCCAGAATACAACCAACCCTGAAAAAAGGATAGAATACCAGCAGTATGACGCGTTAGGAAACATACAACAGCAGTCAAAGTCCGGCGACGCTTCAGAAATATATCTGTGGGGGTATGATCGTCAATATCCGGTAGCCAAAATATTGGGTAGTGACTATAATACGGTGATTGCATTAGTAAATGATAATATCCTGCAACAGCCGCCGAGTGACCAGACATTACGGAATGAATTGGCAAAAATCCGTACCGCCTTGGCAAATACACAGGCGATGGTGTCTACCTATACCTATTTACCGCTGGTAGGAATGACAAGCGAAACAACACCCGACGGCCGTACCCGCTACTATGAATATGATGCATTTGGCCGTTTGAGCCTGATAAAGGATCATAATGGTAAGATATTGAAACAAATAGATTATCAGTACCAGGTGCCGGTACAGCAATAACTGTTTAAATACTTAAATTCTATCAATGGATAGCAGACAAGCTGAATATAGTGATTCACAATGCCGGTATACAACGCAGGATCGCACTGGCAACAGGAGAAGCGCCGTGGAGTGAACGGCAGCAGGAGATCGAAGTGTTGCTGTCTGCACTCATACACTTGAACCATTTGCTGATACCGGTATTGCTGCAGCAGGACCAACCCGCCATGATAGTCAATGTTACCTCCGGCGGAGCCTTTATTCCATAGGTATTTGCAGCGTACAACAATTCCCGGTAGACACTTACACCGGGCGTTGACGCTAAATAACCGTCATCTTGTAAAAAATATAATCCGTATTGATAGGAGGGATGTCTGCCACTCTCAATGCCGTAGCGATTTGTCCCCGGTGATAGGTAGAGTGATTGATAACCTGGAATAATAGATCCTGCACACTATTACTGAAGGGGTCGCCTTTAAAGGTCCGGTAATGAATGATAGCTTCCAGCCGACGTTCGCGGAGTATACGTAAAGAATCCTCATAGTTTTGTTGGTCTATCTCTCGGAGCTGTTCCCGGGGATGCAGGTCCCATACACCCACTCCCGGTTCACGGCTTTCTATCCTGGCATTCCATATCTGGTGACTGTTGAGGATATGACTGAATAACAACACACATTTCTCCGGCAAAGTATCGCCATGCGTAGCAAACAGCGTAGTCAGCTGTTGATTGTAATGATAATTGTAATCAAATAAAGGAGAGAAAAACGCATTCATATAACAAGCTATTATACACGCAATAGGCGGAAAGCCTAAAGTACGCATTAACCCTTATAAAACAAACGCCCGCTATACAGGCAGCTACCGGGAAATATAGAAAGGGCTGACCAATTAAATTGACCAGCCCTCTTCGTGAAATACAGGCTTAAATGCCGTCATTGAAAATTTTACAGGCAATCACAACGGGTGATAAGACGGGAAGAAGTAGTACAGCTGGTATCTTCGATAGAAGTTACGCAGATACGTCCTTCGGCTTTGCCTTTGCTCAGGTCAGCGATTTTTACTTTGCCCAGGTTGAGTTTTTTTTGACTGATCTTTTTCATAACAGTTTGCTTTTGAAGGTGAGAATTGTTGACTTAGGGTTATGGGTTACAGATTAACGTACTGAATATATGTAATAAAAACGAGCTGGCAAAGATTAATTGACCGGTAAATACCCTACTGAAATGACCTTGAATTTATCTTGTTGTTTCTCATCTACTTGCAACACCAGCTTGTCTATGTTCGAAAAACTAAAAGGCGAAAACACAGACAGACTACCTCTCAGCACTCTTCGCCATCTTCCGCAAAGAAAAAGTAGATGCGCCCTGGTGAATGTATGCCACAACCCCACCATGCCACATAGCCAAGACCCCCTACCCCTTATTCAGAGAGATACTTGTCAGCAAGCATCCGGATATCCTTGGCATTTACATCTTGTCCGGTTTTGTCCTTAAAACCTTCCTCCGCTACCTGTGCACATAATTCTTCTCGATCGTTTTCATCTGATGTCTTTTGATAACGCAATTGCTTTAGTGCTTTGATAATTTGAAGACGTACCAATTCCGATATCTTCCCCTCAACGGTAAATGGATCTCTGGCCCTGGCTTCTTCAATACGAACAGCATCCAGCGCTTCCTTTTTAGTTTTAAAGGTGCGCCCCGCCAACTGGTGCTCAAAATAGGCAACATTTACCTGTGCCGCCGCCAGCTTAATGGATCGCATCGCCTGTAAAATATCCCTGATAGCCTTCGCACCTCCCTTTTTCGCTGCTGCCCAAAACAACGATTGTTGATTGGAACCTATCACCTCATTAATATCTATACTACCCGCTTTTAGAAGAGTCATTGCCTTATATAACTCCACAGGCGCCGCCAACCCACGGTTGGTCTCACTTTGTA
Protein-coding regions in this window:
- a CDS encoding RHS repeat domain-containing protein, whose translation is MKTVIRLLLLKMLLVITVSARSQKAQTPELPKILPPTPNAAELVKDTRITTGLFTGTAQFDIPLYTIRYRNVNVPIGLSYSSNGVKVDQIASRVGVDWVLNAGGVITRTVMHKDDLTSTRRPNPVNNSREELAKYVEPFVQQDDIYDTQSDEFSYNVNGLSGKFFLDDNKTVQQISIANVKIERATLSQRSSWDFRIVDGDGITYWFGGDQARESSKTTGSCGYEYTSYVDVAWYLNKITYPGGDEVILNYDPLTLSNYATSISESYVFMYPGQGDYQWNGSGGNTQCEQTPIVPNMQSLCVQYVTSRGVVLKSIVAGKTQLLFGSTDREDLEDKCINTIKVFYNGSLKKDYELQYTYALNNGFTGNVQNIPVPYGYKRLFLTGILEKNIVGSGAPLSYRFEYYNMNNLPPRLSCAQDYGGYFHGRADGYYSPAVVQKDNDASLIEISASEKDYNLFNGYGNNKEPDTVAAKMGVLRTITYPTGGKEEIVWEGNTVRKKVTVYPSEQTTSATVSGEGLKGAKSITKNFTISYPQTVRFRQRANILSPDEYDPIHNMAEVELTAPSGTVISSQLLGRNLPAVEKYMSLSEIGTYTIKVTAYGAAMGGLGSVTARVGNISQIDSNVIIPGLRVKQLRATAIPNTAPEVKEFYYAKSSELAISSGEAEQVRFYQPNYSVTKYMTCKNVLGGGGLEGRQQSFLFGKLSSYSLMPMYISGQALVNYKHVTIGYGEKAKNGLQEHEFKIVRNKPGNWLNGSVIYNAPYANNGFLNGLETAVRQYRNDNNSFKLVGERQNIYSSDARVFSWFDNYVLQRKAVNFLSYGPQVELKNLDLFDIVAYPRYKYWIHLDTVYEKIYDQQGTGVLTNTTIYSYNNLDNLKVTEQQTFASNGSVIRQRNKYITDFLSENVYQQMNTLHMNNAVIEQLTSNGSNFEIQRDQYLINPRNATLPVLGSKAYGQNTTNPEKRIEYQQYDALGNIQQQSKSGDASEIYLWGYDRQYPVAKILGSDYNTVIALVNDNILQQPPSDQTLRNELAKIRTALANTQAMVSTYTYLPLVGMTSETTPDGRTRYYEYDAFGRLSLIKDHNGKILKQIDYQYQVPVQQ
- a CDS encoding DinB family protein; this encodes MNAFFSPLFDYNYHYNQQLTTLFATHGDTLPEKCVLLFSHILNSHQIWNARIESREPGVGVWDLHPREQLREIDQQNYEDSLRILRERRLEAIIHYRTFKGDPFSNSVQDLLFQVINHSTYHRGQIATALRVADIPPINTDYIFYKMTVI